Part of the Triticum aestivum cultivar Chinese Spring chromosome 4D, IWGSC CS RefSeq v2.1, whole genome shotgun sequence genome is shown below.
AATGCATGCATGCTTGCATGCAAGTGAAGTGATGGATGGAACCACCGGAAAAAAAGGATTCAATCCCTTGTCATGGATCGAACAGGAAAAAATCGTCATTTCCGATGCTGCCCAGAGAGCCCACCACGAACCCGAGGCTGCTCGGCGACGACGGGAAACTGCCCGTGCCGCCACCCTGGCCGCCTCCCGCCATGTCGCCGATCCCACTCCCGCTGTGGTCCGGCACCGACCCCACCGTCGAGGACGTCCTCCCGGCCGATCccacgacggcggcgagctcgtgcGCCTGCACGAACGGGTCGGACGAGGAGCTGAACACGTCGTCAACGCTGGTGCACCAGGAGGAGGACAGCTGAGTAGTGGCCTGGCCCAACTGAGGAAACGTCGGGGCAAAACTGACGAGGTTTTCTGCGCGGTCGTCGCTCGCAGCGGCAATGATCATTGGGGTATTGGAGGGAGGCTTGCAGGTGTGCTCGCCGTAGTACGTGACGTCGTACTTGATTGGATGGGTCTCGCAGATCTGGGCTTGCCTCTTGGCGTTGCAGCCTTGGTCTGATTTGTGCGTACACCTGTAATAGCTCCTGAAAGATCAAACCATAACGAAGCTCATGATTTAATTTCCTCCAGTTTCCATCGCAAAACAAGTGTACGTACCTCGGATGAGTTGAGTTTTGGATTTCTTTCTGCCCGTATTTCCGCCATATGTGACCATCAACCAGCGTGTCAGTCACCCGCTTGCCAGAGAAGCCTTCTAATCTGCCATATAAAGGTT
Proteins encoded:
- the LOC123099932 gene encoding WRKY DNA-binding transcription factor 70, producing MASSGSAGRDVPAARAVNDLIEAREGATRLKGMLQEQSSELTELMDGMLNKLSSALSALDTGCTAGASASGSADGVIRARAESSTGRTRKRSFSRRLEGFSGKRVTDTLVDGHIWRKYGQKEIQNSTHPRSYYRCTHKSDQGCNAKRQAQICETHPIKYDVTYYGEHTCKPPSNTPMIIAAASDDRAENLVSFAPTFPQLGQATTQLSSSWCTSVDDVFSSSSDPFVQAHELAAVVGSAGRTSSTVGSVPDHSGSGIGDMAGGGQGGGTGSFPSSPSSLGFVVGSLGSIGNDDFFLFDP